The following coding sequences lie in one Pan paniscus chromosome X, NHGRI_mPanPan1-v2.0_pri, whole genome shotgun sequence genomic window:
- the LOC100991983 gene encoding LOW QUALITY PROTEIN: uncharacterized protein CXorf49-like (The sequence of the model RefSeq protein was modified relative to this genomic sequence to represent the inferred CDS: substituted 1 base at 1 genomic stop codon) — MSSPDEVSVWGAGFGPEGGEQAGAGMATSGAPWGHGNDHDLDLGVLHSSKGEGEGNSRFTDPEGFSFDSESELTEQGRVVLWGWEGRPDTAVDNQGDRVDYSSYLADKPAAIVPPPSVQGHKSPESAAAKGSADFWADLEVDPSGRGALGPSPGEWEQASAGPLHLSGPGRTRKSGSKSRLSGHVDPQQPSAKGPAGHDSDSPDESSDLPLMRVGIRRNEGSQAKPCSPKKPADTSRHASFHCKESYLPVLGLFLTSAPCGLTPVVERPAMGELEDSCQKKMQSRAWGKVEVRPSCSGAAAGGALPRGPSRRKIAQEKKSLGGASQLAPGRAFPACGEKLSATPPETATFPLLSGVRPQGMSKKPXKPKHSSPGKKPAGRKTRESQAAAREDNDPNRDEVPRSQLPTHRPGLPRLSVRHGEFNSGDPIIRTPQILGSSEPSACSPGGLVPRRHAPSGDQLPPVHPPRPERQQQPLGAQGCPRCIQLQREIDDLTQQLAAMQSFTDKFQDL; from the exons ATGAGCTCTCCAGACGAGGTGTCCGTTTGGGGGGCCGGTTTTGGGCCGGAGGGAGGCGAGCAGGCTGGTGCTGGCATGGCCACTTCAGGAGCCCCTTGGGGCCACGGGAATGACCACGATCTCGATTTGGGGGTGCTGCACAGCAGCAAGGGCGAGGGCGAGGGCAACAGCAGGTTCACAGATCCCGAGGGCTTCAGCTTCGATTCTGAGAGCGAATTGACAGAGCAGGGAAGGGTGGTGCTCTGGGGCTGGGAAGGCCGGCCTGACACCGCAGTCGACAACCAAGGGGACCGTGTGGACTACTCGTCCTACCTGGCTGACAAGCCAGCTGCCATCGTGCCGCCGCCCAGCGTCCAGGGACACAAGTCCCCAGAAAGCGCCGCTGCCAAAGGGTCCGCTGACTTCTGGGCGGACCTGGAGGTCGATCCCAGTGGGAGAGGCGCCCTGGGCCCCAGCCCTGGAGAATGGGAGCAGGCCTCTGCAGGCCCTCTCCACCTTAGTGGGCCTGGGAGAACCCGGAAAAGCGGCTCGAAGAGCAGGTTGAGCGGCCACGTGGATCCCCAGCAGCCCTCCGCGAAAGGCCCCGCGGGGCACGACTCTGATTCCCCAGATGAGAGCAGCGACTTACCGCTGATGAGGGTGGGCATTCGCCGCAACGAAGGAAGCCAGGCCAAGCCCTGCAGCCCCAAGAAGCCAGCAGACACATCCAGACACGCAAGCTTCCACTGCAAGGAGAGTTACCTGCCCGTGCTGGGCCTTTTCCTGACCTCTGCTCCCTGCGGACTCACTCCAGTAGTAGAGAGGCCGGCTATGGGAGAGCTGGAGGACTCTTGCCAGAAGAAAATGCAGAGCAGGGCCTGGGGAAAGGTGGAGGTCaggcccagctgctcaggagctgCCGCTGGAGGGGCCCTGCCCCGGGGCCCTTCAAGGAGGAAGATAGCCCAGGAGAAGAAGTCCCTAGGGGGTGCCTCTCAACTGGCCCCTGGAAGAGCCTTTCCTGCCTGCGGAGAGAAACTCTCAGCCACTCCCCCGGAAACGGCCACCTTCCCGCTATTGTCTGGTGTGCGGCCGCAGGGGATGTCCAAGAAACCCTAAAAGCCTAagcacagcagccctgggaagaAACCAGCAGGAAGGAAGACCAGGGAGTCCCAGGCTGCGGCCAGAGAAGATAATGACCcaaatagagatgaggtcccaAGGTCCC AGCTTCCCACACACAGGCCAGGGCTGCCTCGCCTGTCTGTGCGTCATGGAGAATTCAACAGTGGCGACCCCATCATCAGAACTCCCCAAATTCTGGGAAGTTCAGAGCCCTCGGCCTGCAGCCCGGGAGGCCTCGTGCCCAGACGCCATGCACCCTCCG GTGACCAGCTGCCACCTGTCCATCCTCCAAGACCGGAAAGGCAGCAGCAGCCCCTGGGAGCCCAGGGCTGTCCTCGG TGCATCCAGCTGCAGAGGGAAATTGATGACCTTACACAGCAACTAG CGGCCATGCAGTCCTTCACTGACAAGTTCCAGGACCTTTGA